The following coding sequences are from one Macaca nemestrina isolate mMacNem1 chromosome 1, mMacNem.hap1, whole genome shotgun sequence window:
- the LOC105472434 gene encoding LOW QUALITY PROTEIN: olfactory receptor 5AR1 (The sequence of the model RefSeq protein was modified relative to this genomic sequence to represent the inferred CDS: inserted 1 base in 1 codon): MDTENHSVVTEFIFMGITQDPQMQIIFFVVFLIVYLVNVVGNVGMIIPIITDTQLHTPMYFFLCNLSFVDLGYSSAIAPGMLADFLTKHKVISFSSCATQFAFFVGFVDAECYVLAAMVYDRFVAICQPLRYSTLMSKRVCXGSNLAGLVSLVAHTTLTFSLSYCGSNIINHFFCEIPPLLALSCSDTYISEILLFNLCGFIEFSTILIFISYTFILIAIIRMRSAEGRLKAFSTCGSHLTGVTLFYGPVMFMYLRPTSSYSLDQEKWASVFYTIIIPMLNPWIYSLRNKDVKAAFKKLIRKNLNNNTK; the protein is encoded by the exons ATGGATACAGAAAACCACTCAGTGGTGACTGAGTTTATCTTCATGGGCATCACCCAGGACCCTCAGATGCAGATCATCTTCTTCGTGGTTTTCCTCATAGTTTACCTGGTTAATGTAGTGGGGAACGTTGGTATGATTATCCCGATTATAACAGACACTCAGCTTCACACACCCATGTATTTTTTCCTCTGCAACCTCTCCTTTGTTGACCTGGGCTACTCCTCAGCCATTGCCCCCGGGATGCTGGCTGACTTCCTAACAAAGCACAAAGTTATCTCCTTCTCCAGCTGTGCCACCCAGTTTGCTTTCTTTGTAGGTTTTGTGGATGCTGAGTGCTATGTCCTGGCAGCCATGGTCTATGATCGTTTTGTGGCTATCTGTCAACCCCTCCGCTATAGCACCCTCATGTCCAAGCGGGTCT TGGGCTCTAACCTGGCTGGTCTAGTAAGTTTAGTAGCCCACACTACCCTCACCTTCAGCCTGAGTTACTGTGGTTCCAATATCATCAACCATTTCTTCTGCGAAATCCCACCACTCTTGGCCCTCTCTTGTTCAGACACCTACATCAGTGAGATCTTGCTCTTCAATCTGTGTGGCTTCATTGAATTCAGCACCATCCTCATCTTCATCTCCTATACCTTTATCCTCATTGCAATCATCAGAATGCGTTCAGCCGAAGGCCGCCTTAAGGCTTTCTCCACCTGTGGGTCTCACCTTACTGGCGTCACCCTGTTCTATGGCCCAGTCATGTTTATGTACCTGAGGCCAACATCCAGCTACTCTCTGGACCAGGAGAAGTGGGCCTCTGTGTTCTACACGATTATCATCCCCATGTTGAATCCCTGGATCTACAGTTTGCGGAACAAAGATGTGAAAGCTGCTTTCAAAAAACTAATTCGAAAAAACCTCAATAATAACACAAAATGA